The Rhinatrema bivittatum chromosome 4, aRhiBiv1.1, whole genome shotgun sequence genome window below encodes:
- the HESX1 gene encoding homeobox expressed in ES cells 1 isoform X2 yields MTSASVCAATTGKSPNMQKGICFVGNKPSHCSFSIESILGLDKKRDCAPALKPYRPWLEPSFSTGEDASNSCLHIPILSYETPFFHTVSYTVPSERIVPYEKYCSAPERLSYKREMSWYRGRRPRTAFSRSQIEMLETVFRMNSYPGIDIREELAHKLDLDEDRIQIWFQNRRAKMKRSHRESQFLMVKNTFTTKLQE; encoded by the exons ATGACAAGCGCGTCTGTTTGTGCAGCCACTACAGGGAAGTCGCCAAACATGCAAAAGGGGATCTGTTTTGTGGGGAACAAACCctcacactgttccttttctatTGAAAGCATTTTGGGATTAGACAAGAAAAGAGACTGCGCTCCAGCTTTAAAGCCATATAGGCCATGGTTGGAACCAAGCTTCAGTACAG GGGAAGATGCCAGTAACTCCtgcctgcacattcccatcctatCTTATGAAACCCCTTTTTTCCATACTGTGAGCTATACAGTGCCCAGCGAGAGAATTGTGCCCTATGAAAAATATTGCTCAGCTCCAGAGAGACTGTCTTACAAAAGAGAAATGAGTTGGTACCGAGGCAGGAGACCAAGAACTGCTTTTTCAAGAAGCCAG ATTGAAATGCTGGAAACTGTTTTTCGAATGAACTCCTATCCCGGCATTGACATAAGAGAAGAACTAGCACATAAATTAGATTTAGATGAAGACAGAATCCAG ATTTGGTTCCAGAACCGCCGTGCTAAGATGAAAAGGTCACATCGTGAATCTCAGTTCCTAATGGTGAAAAACACATTTACCACAAAACTGCAAGAGTAG